The proteins below are encoded in one region of Phaeodactylum tricornutum CCAP 1055/1 chromosome 3, complete sequence:
- a CDS encoding predicted protein, translating into MPEPAGIVELRRDRDYGGGDGEGSAVPTITTRETGFLQTRASVSTIYGGFAVVPNRKRSQHDPTQPRTPPRLPDEASLFPVAPAGSLPLVGYTHKHVRNSFRCVTVRAGMKDTQQLQLLVCSANLGNEQPDPDSLAAWIPTDGACQAVLRQDAPYPVQSYHYSSSTNHNNHNNNNNTSTRSLEADNDVPSDASRYTDTDQFDMIVIGMQEATFDPPAGATRVPVVQPILEKGVKKALDTVNNLTATRDHTKKTASIGVPDWSGGTAALHKMLELSLPSYQHVVSYQRGQMRLEVFTHAQQIDVRVLRTTAQNTGRGGLANKGGIVTELLVNEHTRLAFMTTHLEAHEGASKCAIRSSSLGDILGGTKTKLHDVSQTAHYTFVLGDLNFRTELPGSHFLSEEDHKARVWNWVATRNWQALNDADELQRELRNKNCLVGFQTLRCNFPPTFKVERQPGYQYIDKRRPSYTDRILWKTGHQMEQGVVPLVYEPIDVFASSDHKPIRAAFGVDLNDSFRMRPKLHRNHSHINLSTLLHRRNSQPNLRQPVVAHRDKLQLFVSGMACQLFPNRDLPPNPYLCLVSSPPDALQTLGKVGGQATTAQGWPRSSLQMSTNTPKWDGEEIHCQIQTHGADGSSLDLTGALLHLTIMNYNPSNQDSVVGTFTFNLVNLLRSCRRTSPETNSGSERDLQGKRGPRNLFRRSQAQTAVWNDPITSVDLDESICLNGMETGRIQCTIDAWWMDTAKALATRPGEDRRSAVHRYTIANQQRRGSNDMQPSSGASMNET; encoded by the exons ATGCCCGAACCTGCTGGAATTGTAGAACTACGGCG TGACCGTGACTacggtggtggtgacggCGAAGGATCGGCAGTCCCTACTATAACGACGAGAGAGACAGGGTTTCTACAAACGAGGGCTTCGGTGTCCACGATTTACGGTGGCTTCGCGGTAGTTCCGAACCGGAAACGTTCCCAGCACGACCCAACGCAACCCCGCACACCACCACGACTACCCGACGAGGCTTCATTGTTTCCAGTCGCTCCGGCCGGATCCCTCCCCCTCGTTGggtacacacacaaacacgTCCGCAATTCCTTCCGTTGCGTTACGGTCCGTGCTGGAATGAAGGACACGCAGCAACTACAACTCTTGGTCTGTTCCGCTAATTTGGGCAACGAGCAACCCGATCCCGACTCCTTGGCTGCTTGGATTCCCACGGATGGCGCTTGCCAAGCCGTTCTGCGTCAAGATGCACCGTACCCCGTCCAATCCTACCACTACAGTAGCAGTACCAACCACAAtaatcacaacaacaacaacaacacgagCACTCGGTCGTTGGAGGCAGACAATGACGTGCCGTCGGATGCGTCCCGTTACACCGACACGGATCAGTTTGATATGATCGTCATCGGCATGCAGGAGGCGACCTTTGACCCACCGGCGGGGGCGACCCGC GTACCGGTCGTCCAACCCATTCTCGAGAAGGGCGTCAAGAAAGCCTTGGATACGGTCAACAATCTGACCGCCACGCGTGATCATACCAAAAAGACCGCCAGTATCGGTGTTCCCGACTGGAGTGGAGGAACGGCCGCGCTGCACAAAATGCTCGAACTCAGTCTCCCGTCCTACCAGCATGTCGTTAGTTACCAACGAGGGCAAATGCGACTCGAAGTCTTTACACATGCCCAGCAGATTGACGTTCGAGTCCTCCGCACGACGGCACAGAATACGGGACGCGGAGGATTGGCCAATAAGGGAGGCATCGTCACGGAGCTGCTGGTCAATGAACACACGCGGTTGGCCTTTATGACTACTCATTTGGAAGCGCACGAAGGAGCCAGCAAGTGTGCCATtcgcagcagcagcctcGGGGACATTCTGGGTGGGACCAAGACCAAACTACACGACGTTTCGCAGACGGCTCACTACACGTTCGTCCTCGGAGACTTGAACTTTCGGACCGAGTTGCCCGGGTCGCACTTTTTGTCCGAAGAAGATCACAAGGCCCGAGTGTGGAATTGGGTCGCAACACGAAACTGGCAAGCTTTGAACGATGCGGATGAATTGCAACGGGAACTCCGGAATAAAAACTGTCTGGTGGGATTTCAAACGTTGCGGTGCAATTTTCCACCCACCTTCAAAGTAGAACGACAGCCCGGATACCAGTACATTGACAAGAGACGACCATCGTATACCGATCGGATCTTGTGGAAGACCGGGCATCAAATGGAACAGGGGGTGGTACCGTTGGTGTACGAGCCAATTGATGTCTTCGCGTCCTCGGATCACAAGCCGATTCGGGCCGCTTTTGGCGTCGACTTGAACGACTCGTTCCGGATGCGTCCTAAACTGCACCGGAACCACTCGCACATCAATTTATCCACATTGCTGCATCGGAGAAACAGCCAGCCGAACCTCCGTCAGCCCGTTGTCGCCCATCGCGACAAGCTGCAACTCTTCGTTTCCGGCATGGCGTGCcagctttttccaaatcgaGATTTGCCTCCGAACCCGTACTTGtgtttggtttcttcccCGCCCGATGCATTGCAA ACTTTGGGTAAAGTCGGTGGTCAGGCTACGACGGCGCAAGGCTGGCCGCGATCGAGTTTGCAAATGTCGACCAATACACCAAAATGGGACGGGGAAGAGATTCACTGCCAAATACAAACTCACGGAGCAGATGGTTCTTCGTTGGACCTGACTGGTGCGCTCTTACACTTGACGATTATGAACTATAATCCGAGCAACCAAGATTCGGTGGTGGGAACCTTCACGTTCAATCTCGTGAATCTGCTGCGCTCTTGCCGCCGGACGAGCCCAGAGACTAATTCGGGTTCCGAACGAGATCTGCAAGGGAAGAGAGGACCCCGAAATCTGTTTCGTCGATCGCAAGCACAAACTGCTGTTTGGAACGATCCAATCACCAGCGTTGACCTTGACGAATCAATCTGCTTGAATGGTATGGAGACGGGAAGGATTCAGTGTACGATCGATGCGTGGTGGATGGATACAGCCAAAGCCTTGGCGACCAGACCTGGCGAAGACCGCCGTAGTGCGGTCCATCGATACACTATCGCCAACCAGCAGCGACGTGGTTCGAACGACATGCAACCGTCGAGTGGCGCAAGTATGAATGAGACTTGA
- a CDS encoding predicted protein yields MVFYFESRCGEYTIYMGKDKYENEDLIKYGLPEDLNLRMKPGMSLDDISDDLLLDCSAMVKANSIQGCKKSSVYVVYTRWKNLKKTSGMVDGQVGFHRPENVRRVSVEKNGPIVRAIEKSRKELHPDLFQEQQDRLKEIRRENKEDFKKEAKAKQHMKIEAQREKEARSYDRIMKEENMTKNTEIKASADATAAEEYEDDFF; encoded by the exons ATGGTGTTCTATTTCGAAAGTCGTTGCGGCGAATACACCATTTACATGGGAAAGGACAAATATGAGAACGAAGATCTTATCAAATACGGACTGCCAGAAGAT CTAAACTTGCGCATGAAGCCAGGCATGTCCTTGGACGATATTTCCGATGATTTGCTACTGGATTGttccgccatggtcaaggcCAATAGTATTCAAGGCTGCAAG AAATCGTCGGTCTACGTCGTTTACACGCGATGGAAGAATCTGAAAAAGACTTCCGGTATGGTCGACGGGCAAGTTGGATTCCATCGACCTGAGAATGTGCGCCGAGTCTCCGTCGAAAAG AATGGCCCCATCGTTCGAGCAATCGAAAAATCTCGCAAAGAATTGCACCCAGATCTGTTCCAAGAGCAGCAGGATCGGTTGAAGGAAATAAGACGAGAAAACAAGGAGGATTTCAAAAAGGAGGCCAAGGCCAAGCAGCACATGAAGATCGAGGCACAGCGGGAAAAGGAGGCAAGATCATACGACCGCATTATGAAGGAAGAAAATATGACGAAAAACACGGAAATTAAAGCATCTGCAGATGCCACTGCAGCcgaagaatacgaagacgATTTTTTCTAA
- a CDS encoding predicted protein, whose protein sequence is MKFCSSTILILALGASADATNIRGVDLGRGLKSGNGKSNAERDMKNGWKNGKEGGKGKGSQAIPCCRRWFNFNKKASLLVQPLPSSQRRLMPRFLEHVRDGMSGDTDFPHGPLKAIATVGERSTCDDSLGEKIVGVPDGLGVYLVDDDMYELSSSQINDGAATFGGSHVQYVDYNRDAMTGFMTSDVPASSMVTGFGEMIEISYNLKGELVGPRVRDGNTTVGAHYANTDAAGAYVVVSEPAEADWLMQSLCSAHLEQTHQWDRFIGLEDDIFITNEEWMIYENGTLFVGIGAHAIDTHTKTDYSLGVFGQGGFEKIAEINSQHPDYTMFAVSGYNGDLTGNSAVLQARKDKYGMRPDGEEYVWSENVVPFRIFVADDFLARNDLRYGKLYGFAIDMSESGPSGGIFRDEFHQDPAKAKNGAKVDGKWISVDWTWDGEVRNFQHDVAWEFQLKPPGTSEGSSMEDYQWWNAGGLSSSGLKTEHVTPDPRTDTTGFVQGSTAGYFGHLYGELDITSQVKLGGKGEYADGRDATRNWDDADGEGKVTFKDIDGLEVVYSNDGKLYAIIQEDSGNDLGERMFITSPLEHEDDGEELTYYFIAMSGGSRNTRMTEGVGIPKGTNCEANAHEFSGIFDMSGLIRKQDGEYMLSASDEGHHKRKQDKKVNINDKTIIIGLQAHNMYCGVIEAFQADRGGQWLLYNPHIPI, encoded by the exons ATGAAATTTTGCTCATCAACTATCTTGATCCTGGCTCTCGGTGCGTCGGCTGATGCCACCAATATCAGGGGAGTTGACCTCGGACGCGGACTTAAATCAGGAAACGGCAAGAGCAATGCCGAGAGGGACATGAAGAACGGATGGAAGAACGGAAAAGAAGGCGGAAAAGGCAAGGGAAGCCAAGCG ATACCGTGCTGTCGGCGCTGGTTCAATTTCAACAAGAAGGCATCACTATTGGTTCAACCATTGCCCTCCTCCCAGAGGCGTCTGATGCCTCGGTTTCTGGAGCACGTTCGGGATGGTATGAGCGGAGACACAGACTTCCCTCATGGTCCCCTGAAGGCTATTGCCACCGTTGGTGAGCGGAGTACGTGCGATGACTCTCTTGGCGAGAAGATTGTTGGGGTACCGGATGGACTCGGTGTATACCTCGTGGACGATGATATGTACGAGTTGTCGTCCAGTCAGA TCAATGATGGTGCTGCCACCTTTGGTGGCTCGCACGTCCAATACGTTGACTACAATCGGGATGCAATGACGGGATTCATGACAAGTGATGTGCCCGCGTCATCTATGGTCACAGGTTTTGGAGAGATGATTGAGATTTCTTACAACCTCAAAGGGGAGCTTGTTGGCCCCCGTGTACGCGATGGTAACACAACCGTTGGTGCCCATTATGCGAACACCGACGCTGCTGGAGCTTATGTTGTCGTCAGCGAACCAGCGGAAGCTGACTGGCTGATGCAGAGTCTTTGCTCTGCCCACTTGGAACAGACGCATCAGTGGGATCGTTTTATTGGTCTGGAAGATGACATCTTTATCACAAATGAGGAATGGATGATTTACGAAAACGGAACCTTGTTTGTTGGTATTGGT GCTCATGCCATCGATACCCACACCAAGACGGACTACTCGCTCGGAGTTTTTGGTCAAGGTGGTTTCGAAAAAATTGCTGAGATTAACTCCCAGCACCCAGACTACACCATGTTTGCCGTGTCTG GTTACAACGGAGATTTAACTGGAAACAGCGCTGTCCTCCAAGCCCGTAAGGATAAATACGGTATGCGCCCTGACGGGGAGGAATACGTATGGTCTGAGAATGTTGTTCCTTTCCGCATTTTCGTCG CTGACGACTTCCTTGCTCGAAATGACCTTCGGTACGGAAAACTCTATGGATTTGCAATTGACATGAGCGAAAGCGGTCCCTCCGGTGGTATCTTTCGGGATGAATTTCACCAAGATccagccaaagccaagaatGGAGCCAAGGTGGACGGAAAGTGGATTTCCGTTGACTGGACTTGGGATGGTGAAGTCAGAAATTTCCAGCACGATGTTGCTTGGGAGTTTCAATTGAAGCCCCCAGGAACCTCTGAAGGAAGTAGCATGGAGGATTACCAGTGGTGGAATGCTGGAGGGCTCAGTTCTAGTGGACTCAAGACGGAGCATGTGACGCCA GATCCCCGTACAGACACGACTGGCTTTGTCCAAGGCAGCACTGCCGGATACTTTGGGCACTTGTAC GGTGAACTCGACATCACAAGTCAGGTGAAGCTCGGTGGAAAGGGAGAGTATGCGGATGGTCGCGACGCTACCCGCAATTGGGATGATGCCGATGGCGAAGGAAAAGTCACGTTTAAAGACATCGACGGTCTCGAAGTTGTATACAGTAATGACGGCAAGCTGTACGCTATTATCCAGGAAGACTCTGGAAACGATCTAGGTGAACGCATGTTTATTACCAGTCCCCTCGAGCATGAAGATGACGGTGAAGAGCTCACTTACTACTTTATCGCGATGAGTGGAGGTAGTCGCAATACGAGAATGACTGAAGGAGTTGGAATCCCCAAGGGCACAAACTGTGAAGCCAATGCCCACGAGTTCTCCGGCATCTTTGACATGTCTGGCTTGATCCGTAAACAGGATGGAGAGTATATGCTGTCTGCTTCCGATGAGGGACATCACAAGCGAAAACAGGACAAAAAAGTGAATATCAACGACAAGACCATTATTATCGGTCTGCAGGCCCATAACATGTACTGCGGTGTCATTGAAGCCTTCCAAGCCGACCGCGGTGGTCAATGGCTCTTGTACAACCCTCATATTCCCATCTAA
- a CDS encoding predicted protein produces the protein MAPSTSLRLVVVSSQHPLEITYDEGGKPILPLAEAGKDALDAFNHPRLRRALIFDSLHAAASSDLEFVVPTAVASDLSIYASVHSQGLLKFLSTAWERWDSLGEEGQDPSGCMPGISGQGIATTPPLIPSNRPLPRDSVHRPSQHVIGQVGYYCTDDCTPIFAGIGKELVQDAATTEAAVQRALSAPGSAAPPAVVVYAVPTHPGHHAAYDSFGGYCYVNHVAAAARLWQTYTIRDPTKAVKPKVAILDVDYHAGNGTASIFYDDPTVLVVSIHCDPDFDYPFHSGFAEETGTGDGMGATLHLPLAPGATWKEYAVALEQATAKICRFEAQLLIISMGLDTYDQDPCTIRRAGFHLQGEDYCRMGEMIAKNAPAGIPTLFFQEGGYRMEKLGEAAANVLTSFTAHRC, from the coding sequence ATGGCTCCTTCTACTTCCCTCCGTCTCGTGGTTGTTTCTTCCCAACACCCGCTAGAGATAACGTACGATGAAGGCGGCAAACCAATTTTACCGCTAGCGGAAGCGGGTAAGGATGCGTTGGATGCGTTTAACCATCCACGGCTCCGACGAGCTCTGATTTTCGATTCTCTGCATGCCGCCGCCTCGAGTGACCTCGAGTTTGTGGTTCCCACGGCCGTCGCATCTGATTTATCTATCTATGCAAGCGTTCATTCCCAAGGATTGCTAAAATTCCTTAGCACGGCATGGGAACGATGGGATTCCCTCGGTGAAGAAGGACAGGATCCGTCGGGCTGTATGCCCGGTATATCTGGTCAAGGAATTGCGACGACGCCACCATTAATTCCTTCCAACCGCCCTCTACCTCGAGACTCTGTGCATCGACCTTCACAACACGTTATTGGACAAGTTGGATACTACTGTACGGATGATTGTACACCCATCTTTGCTGGAATTGGGAAGGAATTGGTGCAAGACGCCGCCACCACTGAGGCCGCGGTCCAACGGGCCTTGTCCGCCCCGGGGTCCGCCGCACCGCCGGCGGTTGTGGTGTACGCCGTTCCCACGCACCCGGGACATCACGCCGCATACGATAGCTTTGGTGGCTACTGTTACGTGAATCACGtcgcggcggcggcgcgatTGTGGCAAACGTACACAATACGCGATCCCACCAAAGCGGTCAAGCCAAAAGTCGCCATTCTCGACGTAGATTATCACGCCGGGAACGGCACGGCGTCCATATTTTACGACGATCCGACTGTACTGGTAGTCAGTATTCACTGCGATCCGGATTTCGACTATCCTTTCCACAGTGGATTTGCCGAGGAAACGGGCACCGGTGATGGGATGGGCGCTACCTTGCATTTGCCGCTGGCTCCCGGAGCGACTTGGAAGGAGTATGCCGTGGCGTTGGAGCAGGCTACGGCCAAGATTTGTAGATTCGAAGCCCAGCTGCTAATTATTTCCATGGGTTTGGATACGTATGATCAGGATCCGTGCACTATTCGGCGGGCGGGATTCCACCTACAAGGAGAAGACTACTGTCGGATGGGCGAAATGATCGCCAAGAATGCTCCAGCGGGCATTCCAACACTCTTTTTCCAGGAAGGTGGCTACCGTATGGAGAAACTTGGCGAGGCAGCCGCTAACGTATTGACAAGCTTTACTGCGCACCGATGCTGA
- a CDS encoding predicted protein produces MPQAEKGSLKDLGKRIKAKGLQKLKFYCQMCEKQCRDANGFKCHLTSESHLRQMQIFSANAAGIMDQYSREFCKLYVDTLRMRHTTNRTNANQVYQQVIHDKQHVHMNATVWATLTDFVQYLGRTGQCVVEDTERGWYVTYI; encoded by the coding sequence ATGCCCCAAGCGGAGAAGGGTTCGCTCAAGGACTTGGGCAAACGGATCAAGGCCAAGGGCCTCCAAAAACTCAAATTCTATTGCCAAATGTGCGAAAAGCAGTGTCGGGATGCGAACGGTTTCAAATGCCACCTCACGTCGGAATCGCATCTCCGCCAAATGCAGATCTTCAGCGCCAACGCCGCGGGAATTATGGACCAGTACAGTCGGGAGTTTTGTAAACTCTACGTCGACACCTTGCGCATGCGGCACACCACCAACCGCACCAACGCCAACCAAGTCTACCAGCAAGTCATTCACGACAAACAACACGTACACATGAACGCGACCGTCTGGGCTACACTCACCGACTTTGTGCAGTATTTGGGACGGACTGGACAGTGCGTGGTGGAGGACACGGAACGGGGTTGGTACGTGACGTACATC
- a CDS encoding predicted protein, translating to RQAEATLAADERALRDAQAAHVRALKRVASEDDSKFVGRPKLHDRYVLESLLGKGGFSEVWQAYDLVALRPVAVKIHQLDSRWSAAKKDNFTKHVAREYRIHRNVRHPRIVSLFDVFEIDNDAIATVLEVCDGADLDALLKLQRRLPERDARAILLQILSGMMYLSHPSEDGSHQGIIHYDLKPANILFDQNGDAKITDFGLSKIIDSLDETEASMELTSQGAGTYWYLPPECFVTDENVRISNRVDVWSIGVIFYQMLFGKRPFGDGQSQDRILTDNTMLNAHSVEFPDQPVVSSQSKDFIRACLTYDQSSRPTIAELCQKPYVVSRTF from the coding sequence CGACAGGCGGAAGCGACCTTGGCGGCGGACGAGCGCGCGCTGCGCGACGCCCAGGCGGCACACGTCCGGGCGCTCAAGCGCGTCGCCAGCGAAGACGACTCAAAGTTTGTTGGACGACCCAAACTGCACGATCGGTACGTGCTGGAATCGCTACTCGGGAAAGGGGGGTTTTCGGAAGTGTGGCAAGCCTACGATCTGGTCGCACTCCGACCGGTGGCGGTCAAAATCCATCAACTCGATTCTCGTTGGTCGGCCGCAAAAAAGGACAACTTTACGAAACACGTCGCGCGAGAATACCGTATTCACCGCAACGTTCGCCACCCCCGCATCGTTTCCCTCTTTGACGTCTTTGAAATTGATAACGACGCCATTGCGACCGTCTTGGAAGTGTGCGACGGGGCCGATCTAGACGCACTCCTTAAGCTGCAACGCCGGTTACCCGAACGAGATGCCCGCGCCATTCTGCTGCAAATCTTGTCCGGCATGATGTATCTGAGTCATCCGTCCGAGGACGGTTCTCATCAGGGAATCATTCACTACGACCTCAAGCCGGCCAACATCCTCTTTGATCAAAACGGAGACGCGAAAATCACGGACTTTGGCTTGAGTAAGATTATCGACTCACTCGACGAGACCGAAGCCAGCATGGAGCTGACATCGCAAGGGGCCGGGACCTACTGGTATTTGCCGCCCGAGTGCTTCGTCACAGACGAAAACGTTCGAATCAGCAACCGGGTGGATGTCTGGTCGATTGGCGTGATCTTTTACCAAATGTTGTTTGGAAAACGGCCGTTTGGGGATGGCCAATCGCAGGACCGGATCTTGACTGACAATACGATGCTCAACGCGCACTCTGTCGAATTTCCAGACCAGCCGGTCGTGTCGTCCCAGAGTAAGGATTTTATTCGAGCCTGCTTGACGTACGACCAGTCGTCGCGACCAACGATTGCTGAGCTTTGCCAAAAACCCTACGTTGTAAGCCGCACGTTCTAA
- a CDS encoding predicted protein produces the protein MATDPAQQDLDAFLTSIESKLRVPFSSLDLVKAVTTSALRGSQSAPEYLEKIAQVLPRTDKVIRNRILIGLLGLDANEDTDVQVEKILVATQEAPLHEEWVRVISGLVQGLMFQEKNGVSLRGQEASTLLERTCNQILRKVRKVEEQTSCASACAAATADADPTFAPFRYALIGPNLLRRSIPEMFHQSSFAVDREAKVLLVDARLELAKAQEEQEHAKQTGVASKRAASTSSDSNGSNAKERVMPIMPGIRSTKASSISAARSSTGHQTKASMFMPSKKPSIVRPGVVSKVALHVRKKGASQALVGKSKLIRDRVETNGAARTAGVVPIAHPGRAGKSGNSRSRMQMIDIAEVQGMEEERKVRGETAATPNKEGGLKKSGIKRKAESAEQSEKLVKAKLGPQSGVDMQPSVLIKDEPKTVGDVYTKTPHAMVDALAAGALAAYQARLASALPQTAAPVALPAAILHAPKQQDWHQLLKEKSNKLSSNDRFRVQQFFQDRFNPTPGQTTYKMKLHEERTADAKSGDPVKETYYLELDYTNFTSKQSKKVKRYKDGVT, from the coding sequence ATGGCCACCGATCCCGCGCAACAAGACCTGGACGCATTTTTGACCAGCATCGAGTCTAAACTACGGGTCCCGTTTTCTAGTCTCGACCTCGTCAAAGCAGTGACAACTTCGGCTTTGCGCGGATCTCAATCAGCTCCGGAGTACCTGGAGAAAATTGCACAAGTGCTACCGAGAACCGACAAAGTGATACGCAATCGGATCTTGATCGGCTTGCTGGGGCTAGATGCGAATGAAGACACCGATGTTCAAGTGGAAAAAATTTTGGTTGCAACCCAAGAAGCTCCGTTGCATGAGGAGTGGGTGCGTGTGATTTCTGGTCTCGTACAAGGGTTGATGTTTCAAGAAAAAAATGGAGTCTCCCTTAGGGGACAAGAGGCAAGTACCCTGTTAGAGAGGACATGCAATCAGATACTACGAAAGGTCCGGAAAGTGGAAGAACAAACAAGTTGTGCTTCAGCATGCGCAGCTGCTACAGCAGATGCAGATCCCACTTTTGCACCATTTCGCTACGCATTGATCGGTCCGAACCTCTTGCGACGAAGTATTCCAGAAATGTTTCATCAATCCTCTTTCGCGGTCGACCGTGAAGCCAAAGTTTTGCTAGTGGATGCACGACTGGAACTTGCCAAAGCTCAGGAAGAGCAGGAGCATGCCAAACAAACCGGCGTCGCCAGTAAACGAGCAGCGTCAACTTCCTCCGATTCAAATGGCAGTAATGCTAAAGAGCGCGTTATGCCTATCATGCCGGGTATTCGGTCCACCAAGGCATCCTCTATCAGTGCCGCCAGATCGTCAACTGGGCATCAAACAAAAGCATCCATGTTTATGCCATCGAAAAAACCTAGTATCGTTCGACCCGGAGTCGTTAGCAAAGTTGCTTTGCATGTGCGAAAAAAAGGTGCTTCGCAGGCTTTGGTAGGTAAGAGTAAGTTGATTCGGGATCGGGTAGAAACAAATGGAGCTGCGAGGACTGCTGGTGTGGTTCCTATAGCACATCCAGGACGGGCCGGCAAATCGGGCAATAGCCGTTCTCGCATGCAAATGATTGACATTGCGGAGGTACAAGGGATGGAAGAGGAAAGGAAGGTGCGGGGTGAGACAGCGGCTACTCCTAATAAAGAAGGCGGCTTAAAAAAGTCAGGTATCAAGCGAAAGGCTGAGTCGGCCGAGCAATCTGAGAAATTAGTCAAAGCCAAGCTCGGTCCACAAAGTGGGGTAGATATGCAACCTTCTGTGCTAATCAAAGATGAGCCGAAGACCGTCGGAGATGTATATACCAAAACTCCTCACGCGATGGTTGATGCCTTGGCGGCCGGTGCACTCGCCGCTTACCAGGCACGACTAGCAAGTGCTTTACCCCAGACAGCGGCTCCAGTCGCACTGCCTGCTGCTATTTTGCACGctccaaaacaacaagattGGCATCAGCTGTTAAAAGAAAAATCCAACAAACTATCGAGCAACGATCGGTTCCGAGTGCAACAATTTTTTCAAGATCGATTTAATCCCACACCAGGACAGACTACATACAAGATGAAGCTACACGAAGAGCGAACCGCAGATGCCAAATCAGGGGATCCAGTCAAGGAGACCTACTATTTGGAGCTCGATTACACAAATTTTACTTCCAAGCAATCTAAAAAAGTTAAAAGATACAAGGACGGGGTAACGTGA